From a region of the Castor canadensis chromosome 7, mCasCan1.hap1v2, whole genome shotgun sequence genome:
- the Ttc39a gene encoding tetratricopeptide repeat protein 39A isoform X7 encodes MMYIWNGYAVIGKQPELTDGMLEVIIKAEEMLAKGPENEYSVDDECLVKLLKGLCLKYLGRVQEAEENFRSICANEKKIKYDHYLIPNALLELALLFMEQGRNDEAIKLLESAKQNYKNYSMESRTHFRIQAATLQAKSSLENGNRSIVSSVSL; translated from the exons ATGATGTACATCTGGAATGGTTACGCTGTGATTGGGAAGCAGCCGGAACTCACGGATGGGATGCTTGAGGTTATCATCAAGGCTGAAGAGATGCTGGCAAAGGGCCCAG AGAATGAGTACTCAGTGGATGACGAGTGCTTGGTGAAGCTGTTGAAAGGCCTGTGCCTCAAATACCTGGGCCGGGTCCAGGAGGCTGAGGAGAATTTCAGGAGCATCTGTGCCAA TGAAAAGAAGATTAAATATGACCACTACTTGATCCCAAATGCCCTACTGGAGCTGGCTTTGCTGTTTATGGAGCAAGGCAGAAACGATGAGGCCATTAAACTTCTGGAATCAGCCAA GCAAAACTACAAGAATTACTCCATGGAGTCAAGAACACATTTTCGAATCCAGGCAGCCACACTCCAAGCCAAGTCTTCCTTAGAGAATGGCAACAGATCCATAGTCTCATCAGTGTCCTTATAG
- the Ttc39a gene encoding tetratricopeptide repeat protein 39A isoform X6: MRSELKTVSDLEGSLEAVPSLKLKIAGKSLPTEKFAIRKSRRYLSPNPVSLPIPALEMMYIWNGYAVIGKQPELTDGMLEVIIKAEEMLAKGPENEYSVDDECLVKLLKGLCLKYLGRVQEAEENFRSICANEKKIKYDHYLIPNALLELALLFMEQGRNDEAIKLLESAKQNYKNYSMESRTHFRIQAATLQAKSSLENGNRSIVSSVSL, translated from the exons ATGAGATCAGAGCTAAAAACTGTTTCAGACCTGGAAGGTTCTTTGGA AGCCGTGCCAAGCCTGAAACTCAAGATTGCTGGGAAATCTCTACCCACGGAGAAGTTTGCCATCCGGAAGTCTAGGCGCTACCTCTCCCCCAACCCTGTCTCGTTGCCAATCCCCGCTCTG GAAATGATGTACATCTGGAATGGTTACGCTGTGATTGGGAAGCAGCCGGAACTCACGGATGGGATGCTTGAGGTTATCATCAAGGCTGAAGAGATGCTGGCAAAGGGCCCAG AGAATGAGTACTCAGTGGATGACGAGTGCTTGGTGAAGCTGTTGAAAGGCCTGTGCCTCAAATACCTGGGCCGGGTCCAGGAGGCTGAGGAGAATTTCAGGAGCATCTGTGCCAA TGAAAAGAAGATTAAATATGACCACTACTTGATCCCAAATGCCCTACTGGAGCTGGCTTTGCTGTTTATGGAGCAAGGCAGAAACGATGAGGCCATTAAACTTCTGGAATCAGCCAA GCAAAACTACAAGAATTACTCCATGGAGTCAAGAACACATTTTCGAATCCAGGCAGCCACACTCCAAGCCAAGTCTTCCTTAGAGAATGGCAACAGATCCATAGTCTCATCAGTGTCCTTATAG